The following are encoded together in the Daphnia magna isolate NIES linkage group LG8, ASM2063170v1.1, whole genome shotgun sequence genome:
- the LOC116929495 gene encoding claw keratin codes for MSRILMLMLLVGVTVAFPYPQDAAFPADVVAPVDGGPAPGEEKVDERFFLLRPSYGGHGHSHGHHHHGGYGNQYNRYPTYGGYGGHGGYGGHGGYGLGWREGQKPGEAAPDAAAVPVDAAAAPANGQVTFE; via the exons ATGTCTCGAATTCTGATG TTGATGCTGTTGGTGGGTGTAACTGTTGCCTTCCCTTATCCGCAAGATGCCGCCTTTCCCGCTGATGTAGTTGCTCCCGTCGACGGTGGCCCTGCTCCTGGCGAAGAAAAGGTGGACGAACGTTTCTTCCTATTGCGTCCTTCGTACGGCGGCCATGGACACAGCCATGGACACCATCATCATGGCGGCTACGGAAACCAATATAACA GATACCCAACGTACGGAGGTTATGGTGGCCACGGAGGTTATGGTGGTCACGGAGGTTACGGGCTCGGCTGGCGTGAGGGACAGAAACCCGGAGAAGCCGCTCCTGATGCTGCAGCCGTGCCCGTTGATGCCGCAGCAGCTCCCGCCAACGGACAAGTTACCTTcgaatag
- the LOC116929476 gene encoding uncharacterized protein LOC116929476, whose protein sequence is MASLEFSLVFTLVLAVVFAFPQPNSDDSAVAVSPEASAPSGEGESVDTRYRPVHRPYGYGGQQYGSNYYSNQQYQSHYSSQQYGHSYGHQNYGYGHQPYYGHDYYDRPNGYGYNGYPGYYYGRPQGILGTVGNVLDGLLGLREGEKKQPTDGVVAPADAQPPAAAVDSAPASEIASGGDGVVFQ, encoded by the exons ATGGCTAGTCTCGagttttctttggttttcacG TTGGTGCTTGCGGTCGTTTTCGCTTTCCCTCAGCCGAATAGCGACGATTCAGCGGTTGCGGTTAGTCCCGAGGCTTCAGCTCCATCAGGGGAAGGCGAATCGGTCGACACGCGTTATCGACCTGTTCATCGTCCTTACG GTTACGGCGGCCAACAATATGGAAGTAATTATTACAGCAATCAACAATATCAAAGCCATTACAGCAGCCAACAGTACGGACATTCTTATGGTCATCAAAATTACGGATATGGACATCAGCCTTATTATGGCCACGATTATTACGATCGCCCTAACGGATACGGATACAATG GATATCCTGGGTACTATTACGGAAGACCGCAAGGCATTCTGGGCACTGTAGGCAACGTGTTGGATGGACTTTTGGGTTTGCGTGAAGGTGAAAAGAAACAACCGACCGATGGCGTCGTTGCTCCCGCCGACGCACAGCCTCCGGCGGCTGCCGTTGACTCCGCACCAGCTTCAGAAATCGCCAGCGGTGGCGATGGAGTCGTTTTCCAGTGA
- the LOC116929473 gene encoding LOW QUALITY PROTEIN: glutamate carboxypeptidase 2 homolog (The sequence of the model RefSeq protein was modified relative to this genomic sequence to represent the inferred CDS: deleted 5 bases in 3 codons) translates to MANNLLLIGFAILYVATGIAIGVGLYYAGYNNASQSMSGSANKRDVFQYLQDEFSSAQIESFLKHLSNVPHLAETEQDRQQAEGLRDQFLDFGLDQVTVVPYHVLLSYPDMKKPNKVYIVDSNGVVNFTSSGKQTPLYSPEEKSSLVAPNFNAYSGTGTVTCDGLVYVHFGQEADYEYLAVFGKRGIDVSGKIVLARRKRASFRGNIANLVGKKGASGVLLYSDPKEFAKKGRNETYPDSWWMPVMAVQSGTIMLGNGDPITPFSGDLHKHFVKRCRNCLR, encoded by the exons ATGGCCAACAACTTGCTGCTGATCGGATTTGCAATCCTCTACGTTGCCACAGGCATAGCTATTG GTGTTGGTCTTTATTACGCCGGTTACAACAACGCCAGTCAATCGATGTCAGGT TCAGCCAATAAACGCGATGTTTTCCAATATTTACAAGACGAATTTTCATCTGCACAAATTGAAAGTTTCCTTAA ACATCTGAGTAACGTTCCTCATTTAGCTGAAACAGAACAAGACCGTCAACAGGCTGAAGGCCTACGCGATCAGTTTCTCGATTTCGGTTTGGACCAGGTCACCGTAGTTCCATACCATGTTCTACTATCTTATCCAGACATG AAAAAACCGAATAAGGTGTATATCGTTGATAGCAACGGTGTAGTCAATTTCACGTCTTCGGGTAAACAAACGCCATTGTACTCCCCAGAAGAGAAGTCAAGCCTTGTGGCGCCCAATTTCAATGCTTACTCTGGAACTGGAACTGTTACATGC GACGGCCTAGTCTACGTTCATTTTGGACAGGAAGCTGATTATGAGTATTTGGCGGTATTTGGCAAAAGAGGAATCGACGTTAGTGGCAAGATCGTGTTGGCTCGTCGCAAG CGTGCATCATTTCGGGGAAACATT GCAAATCTGGTTGGAAAAAAGGGGGCTTCAGGAGTGTTATTATACTCTGATCCCAAGGAGTTTGCCAAGAAAGGGAGGAATGAAACGTATCCAGATTCATGGTGGATGCCGGTTATGGCCGTCCAGTCTGGCACCATTATGCTTGGAAACGGAGATCCCATAACTCCATTTTCCGGAGATCTGCATAAGCATTTCGTAAAAAGGTGTAGGAATTGTTTAAGATAA